The Citrifermentans bemidjiense Bem genome window below encodes:
- a CDS encoding phosphoribosylformylglycinamidine synthase subunit PurQ: MTKAKALVITGNGTNCEMEAAHACRLGGFDEARIAHISELMSGEVSLDDYHFLNLTGGFLDGDDLGSAKAQANRLRYAAVEGKGELLVDQISRFIADGKLILGVCNGFQLLVKMGMLPALGGNYLNQTATLTYNANGRFQDRWCYLKCDAASPSLYTRGIEGGVYLPVRHGEGKFLVDDANTLEAIETKHLTCLKYSDKHYAAPTMEFPENPNGSVNAIAGICDETGRVMGLMPHPEAFVHRTQHPRWTREDLPEEGEGLIFFKNAAKYVKENF; this comes from the coding sequence ATGACAAAGGCTAAAGCGCTAGTCATAACAGGCAACGGCACCAACTGCGAAATGGAGGCGGCCCACGCCTGCCGCCTGGGCGGCTTCGACGAGGCGCGCATCGCCCATATATCGGAACTTATGTCCGGCGAAGTGAGCCTGGACGATTACCACTTCCTCAACTTGACCGGCGGCTTCCTCGACGGCGACGACCTGGGGAGCGCCAAAGCGCAGGCGAACCGGCTGCGCTACGCAGCGGTAGAAGGGAAGGGGGAGCTCCTGGTGGACCAGATCTCCCGCTTCATCGCCGACGGCAAGCTTATCTTGGGCGTCTGCAACGGGTTCCAGCTCCTGGTGAAGATGGGGATGCTCCCGGCTCTGGGGGGCAATTATCTGAATCAGACCGCGACGCTGACCTACAACGCCAACGGCCGTTTCCAGGACCGCTGGTGCTACCTGAAGTGCGACGCGGCTTCCCCGTCGTTGTACACCCGCGGCATCGAGGGCGGGGTCTACCTTCCCGTGCGCCACGGCGAAGGTAAGTTCCTGGTGGACGACGCCAATACGCTCGAAGCGATCGAGACGAAGCACCTCACCTGCCTCAAGTACTCCGACAAGCACTACGCGGCACCGACCATGGAGTTCCCCGAGAACCCCAACGGCTCCGTCAACGCCATCGCCGGCATCTGCGACGAGACCGGCAGGGTCATGGGGCTCATGCCGCACCCCGAGGCGTTCGTGCACCGGACCCAGCACCCGCGCTGGACTAGAGAGGACCTGCCGGAAGAGGGCGAGGGGCTGATTTTCTTCAAGAACGCGGCTAAGTACGTGAAGGAAAACTTCTAG
- a CDS encoding phosphoribosylformylglycinamidine synthase subunit PurS → MPHRIEITLKDEVRDPRGERIKREIEHFLHLNVDQVRTIDVYTVDAQLSPEELGQVAAGPFSDPVIQNYSVGKPAASGFDYLVEVGFRAGVTDNVGRTAGEAIGYLLGRPLASGEGVYTSVQYLISGKLSREDAERIATGLLCNTLIQRYQILDAASFKAQGGVAPFVPKVQGEAKVAVNSVNLEVSDEELMRISRDGVLALTLDEMKIIQAHYRDAKVLEARKSVGLGAAPTDVELEALAQTWSEHCKHKIFSADVSYEDGEGNREEIKSLFKSFIQKTTADVRAALGEKDYCLSVFKDNAGVIRFNDDWSLVFKVETHNSPSALDPYGGALTGIVGVNRDPFGTGKGAKLIFNTDVFCFADPFYGKELPKRLLHPRRIYEGVVEGVEHGGNKSGIPTVNGSLVFDDRFAGKPLVFCGTAGIMPAKIKDEPSHQKRIVPGDLIVMTGGRIGKDGIHGATFSSEELNENSPVSAVQIGDPITQKRMFDFLIRARDKGLYRFITDNGAGGLSSSIGEMSEECGGCQLDLSLAPLKYPGLAPWEILISEAQERMSLAVPPENIDAFMEMAKRFNVEATVLGSFTDSGIFHMLYGEKTVAYLPLSFMHAGLPPMQIPARWAKPVHEEPAVAEAADYTGDLKALLSSLNICSKESVVRRYDHEVQGGSVVKPFTGVDNDGPSDAAVVRPILDSFEAVVVGHGICPRYSDIDAYDMAANAIDEGLRNYVAVGGSLDLLAGLDNFCWCDPVLSDRTPDGPYKMAQLVRANKALYDYCTVFSMPLISGKDSMKNDFYDGTTKISIPPTLLFSVIGKMEDARLAVTMDAKRAGDQVYLLGTTANELGASEYLAQKGYVGNNVPKVDANAALATYRAYHGALNAGLVASCHDLSDGGLAVAAAESAFAGGFGMELDLAKVAFKGDAADKKDAVLLFSESASRLLVTVRPEKAAAFEKALAGTTFAKIGAVTESKNVSVKGLSGKVVVNSAISELKAAWQEPLKDL, encoded by the coding sequence ATGCCCCACAGGATTGAAATCACCCTAAAGGACGAGGTCCGCGACCCTCGCGGCGAACGGATCAAACGGGAGATCGAGCACTTTCTCCATCTCAACGTGGACCAGGTCCGGACCATAGACGTATATACGGTCGACGCGCAGCTCTCCCCTGAGGAACTGGGGCAGGTCGCGGCCGGCCCCTTCAGCGACCCGGTCATCCAGAATTACAGCGTAGGCAAGCCCGCCGCTTCCGGCTTCGACTACCTGGTAGAGGTCGGTTTCCGTGCCGGCGTCACCGACAACGTCGGCCGCACAGCCGGCGAAGCGATCGGCTACCTCCTGGGCCGCCCGCTCGCTTCGGGCGAAGGGGTCTACACCTCGGTGCAGTACCTGATCTCCGGGAAGCTCTCCCGTGAGGACGCCGAAAGAATAGCCACCGGGCTTTTGTGCAACACGCTGATCCAGCGCTACCAGATCCTCGATGCCGCTTCCTTCAAGGCACAGGGGGGTGTTGCTCCCTTCGTGCCCAAGGTGCAGGGGGAGGCGAAGGTCGCTGTCAACAGCGTAAACCTCGAGGTCTCCGACGAGGAGCTGATGCGCATCAGCCGCGACGGCGTGCTGGCGCTCACCCTGGACGAGATGAAGATCATCCAGGCGCACTACCGCGACGCGAAGGTTCTTGAGGCGCGCAAAAGCGTCGGCCTTGGCGCGGCGCCCACCGACGTTGAGCTCGAGGCCTTAGCGCAGACCTGGTCCGAGCACTGCAAGCACAAGATCTTCTCCGCCGACGTCTCCTACGAGGACGGCGAGGGGAACCGCGAGGAGATCAAGTCGCTCTTCAAGAGCTTCATCCAGAAGACCACCGCCGACGTGCGCGCGGCCCTGGGCGAGAAGGACTACTGCCTCTCCGTCTTCAAGGACAACGCCGGGGTCATCCGCTTCAACGACGACTGGTCGCTGGTCTTCAAGGTCGAGACCCACAACTCCCCGTCCGCGCTCGACCCCTACGGCGGGGCGCTGACCGGCATCGTCGGCGTCAACCGCGACCCGTTCGGGACCGGCAAGGGTGCCAAACTCATCTTCAATACCGACGTCTTCTGCTTCGCCGATCCTTTCTACGGGAAGGAACTCCCCAAGCGCCTCTTGCACCCGCGCCGGATCTACGAGGGGGTAGTTGAAGGGGTGGAGCACGGCGGCAACAAAAGCGGCATCCCGACCGTCAACGGCTCGCTGGTCTTCGACGACCGCTTCGCCGGAAAGCCGCTGGTATTCTGCGGCACCGCTGGGATCATGCCCGCGAAGATCAAGGACGAGCCCTCGCACCAGAAAAGGATCGTCCCCGGCGACCTGATCGTCATGACCGGCGGCAGGATCGGCAAGGACGGCATCCACGGCGCCACCTTCTCCTCCGAGGAGTTGAACGAGAATTCGCCGGTCTCCGCGGTGCAGATTGGCGACCCGATCACCCAGAAGAGGATGTTCGACTTCCTGATCCGCGCCCGCGACAAGGGTCTGTACCGCTTCATCACCGACAACGGGGCGGGGGGGCTTTCCTCCTCCATCGGCGAGATGTCCGAGGAGTGCGGCGGCTGCCAGCTCGACCTCTCCCTGGCGCCCCTCAAGTACCCGGGTCTCGCTCCCTGGGAGATCCTGATCTCCGAGGCGCAGGAGCGCATGAGCCTCGCGGTCCCGCCCGAGAACATCGACGCGTTCATGGAGATGGCCAAGCGCTTCAACGTGGAAGCGACCGTGCTCGGGAGCTTCACCGATTCCGGCATCTTCCATATGCTCTACGGCGAGAAGACCGTGGCCTACCTGCCGCTTTCCTTCATGCACGCGGGGCTGCCGCCGATGCAGATCCCGGCCCGCTGGGCAAAGCCGGTTCATGAAGAACCGGCAGTCGCCGAAGCAGCTGACTACACCGGCGATCTGAAGGCTCTCCTCTCCTCGCTCAACATCTGCTCCAAGGAGAGCGTGGTGCGCCGCTACGACCACGAGGTCCAGGGCGGTAGCGTCGTGAAACCCTTCACCGGCGTCGACAACGACGGCCCGTCCGACGCCGCCGTGGTGCGCCCGATCCTTGACTCCTTCGAAGCGGTCGTGGTGGGTCACGGCATCTGCCCGCGCTACAGCGACATCGACGCCTACGACATGGCCGCCAACGCCATCGACGAGGGGCTCAGGAACTACGTCGCCGTGGGCGGCTCGCTCGACCTTCTGGCCGGCCTGGACAACTTCTGCTGGTGCGACCCGGTCCTTTCCGACCGGACCCCGGACGGGCCGTACAAGATGGCCCAGCTGGTGCGCGCCAACAAGGCGCTCTACGACTACTGCACCGTCTTCTCCATGCCGCTCATCTCCGGCAAGGACTCCATGAAGAACGACTTCTACGACGGCACCACCAAGATCTCCATCCCGCCGACCCTGCTCTTCTCGGTCATCGGCAAGATGGAGGACGCGCGCCTCGCCGTCACCATGGACGCGAAGCGCGCAGGCGACCAGGTGTACCTCCTGGGCACTACCGCGAACGAGCTGGGCGCCTCCGAGTACCTGGCGCAGAAGGGGTACGTCGGCAACAACGTCCCCAAAGTGGACGCCAACGCCGCTCTCGCCACCTACCGCGCCTACCACGGCGCGTTGAACGCCGGGCTCGTGGCGTCCTGCCATGACCTCTCCGACGGCGGGCTTGCCGTGGCCGCAGCCGAAAGCGCCTTTGCCGGCGGTTTCGGCATGGAACTCGATCTGGCCAAGGTCGCCTTCAAGGGGGATGCCGCAGACAAGAAGGACGCGGTGCTTCTCTTCTCCGAGTCCGCATCGAGGCTTCTGGTGACGGTGCGCCCCGAGAAGGCCGCGGCGTTCGAGAAGGCGCTGGCCGGAACCACCTTCGCCAAGATCGGCGCGGTGACCGAGTCGAAGAACGTTTCGGTGAAGGGGCTTTCCGGCAAAGTGGTGGTCAACTCGGCTATTTCCGAGCTGAAGGCCGCTTGGCAGGAGCCGCTGAAGGATCTGTAA
- a CDS encoding mechanosensitive ion channel family protein: MDSLLYYLTPNEMDPFYLFWAKQLFISVGIIAGFYLLSRLLQRVLAKVGTRLCAYTETDLDDRILEIVSGPVMVLVNCAGLYFAIKRLPLPERIGVIAAGILFVINIAIITTVAFRIVNEMLERFGDRVAGPEMSRQLMPLIEKLCTIFLIITALIITLKHFNYDILSLVTALGVGSLAIGLAAKDTLANMISGFTLMLDRPFRIGDRIQVASQTGDVVDIGLRSTKIKALDNTFLIIPNADLCNSTVINQAFPDVRGKGRINIGIGYDCDPERAKELLVRTAKSAPNVLAEPAPEAYFMNFGDSALNLSLFFWVADYTHLVKATDQINCALVKCFQDNGVNIPYPTRTVIYEKDTDHAPQD, translated from the coding sequence GTGGATAGCCTTTTGTACTACCTGACGCCCAACGAGATGGATCCCTTCTATCTCTTCTGGGCCAAGCAACTGTTCATATCGGTCGGTATCATCGCCGGCTTTTATCTCCTATCGAGGCTCCTGCAGCGGGTCCTGGCCAAGGTCGGGACTCGCCTGTGCGCCTATACGGAGACGGACCTCGACGACCGGATACTGGAGATCGTCTCCGGCCCGGTCATGGTCCTGGTCAACTGCGCCGGCCTCTACTTCGCCATCAAGCGTCTGCCGCTCCCCGAAAGAATCGGGGTGATAGCGGCCGGCATCCTGTTCGTGATCAACATCGCCATCATCACCACGGTCGCGTTCCGGATCGTCAACGAGATGCTTGAGCGTTTCGGCGACCGGGTCGCCGGCCCGGAGATGAGCCGCCAGCTGATGCCGCTGATCGAGAAGCTCTGCACCATCTTCCTGATCATCACGGCGCTCATCATCACCCTCAAGCACTTCAACTACGACATCCTCTCCCTGGTGACGGCTCTGGGGGTCGGCTCTCTGGCCATCGGTCTCGCCGCCAAGGACACGCTGGCCAACATGATCTCCGGGTTCACGCTGATGCTCGACCGTCCCTTCCGGATCGGCGACAGGATTCAGGTTGCCTCCCAGACCGGCGACGTGGTCGACATCGGCCTTCGCAGCACCAAAATCAAGGCGCTGGACAACACCTTCCTGATCATCCCCAACGCCGACCTGTGCAACTCCACCGTCATCAACCAGGCTTTCCCCGACGTCCGCGGCAAAGGCAGGATCAACATCGGCATCGGCTACGACTGCGACCCGGAGCGGGCCAAGGAACTCCTGGTCCGAACCGCCAAGTCGGCGCCGAACGTTCTTGCCGAACCGGCTCCCGAGGCGTACTTCATGAATTTCGGCGACAGCGCCCTGAACCTCTCGCTCTTCTTCTGGGTCGCCGACTACACCCATCTCGTCAAGGCGACCGACCAGATCAACTGCGCCCTGGTGAAATGCTTCCAGGACAACGGCGTCAACATACCGTACCCGACGCGGACGGTCATATATGAAAAGGACACAGACCATGCCCCACAGGATTGA
- the purB gene encoding adenylosuccinate lyase — protein sequence MIERYSRPEMARIWEPENRYRKWLEIEIYACEAHAEMGRIPKDAVARIKAKANFDVPRIDEIERTVKHDVIAFLTSVADYIGEDSRFVHLGLTSSDVLDTSFAMLLKEAGELIIVDIKRLMAVIKTRAYEHKMTPQMGRSHGIHAEPVTFGLKMALWYDEMARNLKRMEAALETISYGKLSGAVGTFANIDPQVEAYVCKKAGLKPAPCSTQVLQRDRHAEYFTTLAIIASSIEKFAVEIRHLQRTEVLEAEEFFSKGQKGSSAMPHKRNPVLSENLTGLARLIRGYAVSAMENVPLWHERDISHSSVERIIGPDATVMLDFMLNRAIGLIENLVVYPENMMRNLNQMRGLIFSQRVLLKLAEAGASREKAYSLVQRNAMKVWEEGKDFQTELLNDADVAGFLPAEEIKEAFDLGYHLKHVDTIFTRVFGG from the coding sequence GTGATAGAACGTTACAGCCGTCCTGAAATGGCCCGTATCTGGGAACCTGAAAACCGCTACCGCAAGTGGCTCGAAATAGAAATTTACGCCTGCGAGGCTCACGCCGAGATGGGACGCATACCGAAGGACGCCGTGGCCCGCATCAAGGCGAAAGCCAACTTCGACGTACCCCGCATCGACGAGATCGAGCGCACCGTCAAGCACGACGTCATCGCTTTCCTCACCTCCGTCGCCGACTACATCGGCGAAGATTCCCGTTTCGTCCACCTGGGGCTTACCTCTTCCGACGTCCTCGACACCTCCTTCGCCATGCTCCTGAAGGAAGCGGGCGAGCTGATCATCGTCGACATCAAGCGTCTCATGGCCGTCATCAAGACCCGTGCCTACGAGCACAAGATGACGCCGCAGATGGGGCGCTCGCACGGCATCCACGCCGAGCCGGTCACCTTCGGCCTGAAGATGGCGCTTTGGTACGACGAGATGGCCAGGAACCTGAAGCGTATGGAAGCGGCCCTGGAAACCATCTCCTACGGCAAGCTCTCCGGCGCGGTCGGTACATTCGCCAATATCGATCCGCAGGTCGAGGCTTACGTCTGCAAGAAGGCGGGATTGAAGCCCGCCCCCTGCTCCACGCAGGTGCTGCAGCGCGACCGCCACGCCGAGTACTTCACCACCCTGGCGATCATCGCCTCCTCCATAGAGAAGTTCGCCGTCGAGATCAGGCACCTGCAGCGCACCGAGGTGCTCGAAGCTGAGGAGTTCTTCAGCAAGGGGCAGAAAGGCTCCTCCGCGATGCCGCACAAGCGCAACCCGGTCCTCTCCGAAAACCTGACCGGCCTGGCGCGCCTGATCCGCGGCTATGCGGTCTCCGCCATGGAGAACGTCCCGCTGTGGCACGAGCGCGACATCTCGCACTCCTCGGTCGAGCGCATCATCGGCCCGGACGCAACCGTAATGCTCGACTTCATGCTGAACCGCGCCATCGGCCTCATCGAGAACCTGGTGGTCTACCCCGAGAACATGATGCGCAACCTGAACCAGATGCGCGGCCTCATCTTCTCGCAGCGCGTACTCTTAAAGCTCGCCGAGGCGGGCGCTTCCCGCGAGAAGGCCTATTCGCTGGTGCAGAGAAACGCCATGAAGGTCTGGGAAGAGGGGAAAGACTTCCAGACCGAGCTTCTGAACGATGCCGATGTCGCCGGGTTCCTTCCCGCCGAGGAGATCAAGGAAGCCTTCGATCTCGGTTACCATTTGAAACACGTCGACACTATTTTCACGAGGGTCTTCGGTGGATAG
- a CDS encoding MBL fold metallo-hydrolase — MRLSLLASGSKGNSLFMETDGCRLLIDAGLSGRETIARLSSIGVDAATLDGILITHEHTDHIRGVGATARRLKLPVLGSARTLQAARHVIGRVDYVEFEPGTSFVFKGVSIDPFPVTHDACDPVGYRIESGEGGIGFATDLGIATRLTHDKLKGCRALVLEFNHDERMLQDGPYPWHLKQRIRSRHGHLSNAEGAALLEELLHPGLQGVFLSHLSEVNNDPQLAMAAARKLVDSQNVCSPDLFLGWQHQASGVFEAD; from the coding sequence ATGAGGCTCAGCCTCTTGGCGAGTGGCAGCAAGGGTAATTCCCTTTTCATGGAAACCGACGGCTGCCGCCTGCTGATCGACGCCGGGCTTTCCGGGCGCGAGACCATCGCCAGACTTTCCTCCATAGGTGTCGATGCGGCCACCTTGGACGGCATCCTGATCACCCATGAACACACCGACCACATTCGCGGGGTGGGAGCGACGGCAAGGCGCCTGAAGCTCCCGGTGCTTGGCTCCGCCCGCACGCTCCAGGCTGCGCGCCACGTGATCGGCCGTGTCGATTACGTCGAGTTCGAACCCGGCACATCCTTTGTCTTCAAGGGGGTCTCCATCGATCCTTTTCCCGTCACCCACGACGCCTGCGACCCGGTCGGATACCGGATCGAGAGCGGGGAGGGGGGGATCGGCTTCGCCACCGACCTCGGTATCGCCACAAGGCTCACCCACGACAAGCTGAAAGGTTGCCGCGCCCTGGTCCTTGAATTCAACCACGACGAGCGGATGCTGCAGGACGGGCCCTATCCGTGGCATCTCAAGCAGCGCATCCGTTCCCGCCACGGCCATCTTTCCAATGCCGAAGGCGCGGCGCTCCTGGAGGAGCTGCTGCATCCGGGGCTGCAGGGTGTTTTCCTGTCCCATCTGTCGGAGGTCAACAACGATCCTCAGCTCGCCATGGCCGCTGCGAGGAAGCTCGTCGATAGCCAGAACGTCTGCAGCCCGGATCTCTTTCTCGGCTGGCAGCACCAGGCAAGCGGAGTCTTTGAGGCAGATTAG
- a CDS encoding ATP-binding protein: protein MKMTLEKRILLFSFLILFLAISIGSGMDIMALRRDHVNALNLRSKGLATALKSNIEKVLNLGLELKDMTGVSEKCREIIEGNQDIAYCLVSDLSGKVLFASDPRFMNFPARLLQSDQKKEGDRPESGVYKNRISMPVDGVDTSFYDSAVSVVGPYGKPIAMAHVGFSEQVVSDKMKGMVLKTLFLLAVSLFTSFSLIMLFMKKYVMQPISMLLKGVKQISEGAFDTHIGEVEVYEFNELARNVNIMSQFLKNRDAEIKKNYQDMERTFEELQASYRKLERLSNDLERSEELYKSLMEDASDAIVVIGGDESVRMVNKMAEEFFGYEAKELLGLPLTKMLLLLNISNIPKVHRIFREAAQGAHIAEEMQLCKKQGGAMVAMLHASSIKSGSENVVQAIFRDVTREREIILNLEKSSADLARLNRMKDSFLGLASHELKTPLTVIMGYSELITTDLADRMDKTVLEMVVNIANAASRLDNIIKDMVDVSMIDEKRLQLKVEDIQLNRLIEASVNELRFFFSMRKQEVVVNLDESIPTIRGDALRLMQLLSNILGNAIKFTPDGGKITVSTSAKYLLRGKGGAEGGGEGHEHHLFLEITVTDTGIGIDREDQLRVFEKFYEVGNIQEHSSGKVAFKAKGAGLGLSIAKGIVDMHGGEIWVESTGYNPERFPGSTFHILLPLAPGLGENATDYSRLLR from the coding sequence ATGAAAATGACCCTGGAAAAACGCATCTTACTGTTCTCTTTCCTGATCCTGTTCCTAGCGATTTCAATCGGTTCCGGAATGGATATCATGGCGCTGCGTCGAGATCACGTCAACGCGCTCAACCTTCGGTCCAAAGGCCTCGCCACCGCACTCAAATCCAATATCGAAAAAGTCCTCAACCTGGGTCTGGAACTGAAGGATATGACCGGGGTCTCCGAGAAGTGCCGAGAGATCATCGAGGGAAACCAGGACATAGCCTACTGTCTGGTTTCCGACCTCTCCGGCAAGGTTCTTTTTGCCAGCGATCCCCGCTTCATGAATTTTCCTGCGCGTCTGCTGCAATCCGACCAAAAGAAAGAAGGAGACCGTCCGGAATCCGGAGTCTACAAGAACCGGATTTCCATGCCGGTCGACGGCGTAGATACCTCCTTTTACGATTCCGCCGTCTCCGTCGTCGGCCCCTACGGCAAACCGATCGCCATGGCGCACGTCGGCTTCAGCGAGCAGGTGGTCTCGGACAAGATGAAGGGAATGGTGTTGAAGACCCTATTCCTTTTGGCCGTCTCGCTCTTCACCTCCTTCTCGCTCATCATGCTCTTCATGAAAAAGTACGTGATGCAGCCCATCTCGATGCTTCTCAAGGGGGTGAAACAGATCTCCGAAGGGGCTTTCGACACCCACATCGGAGAGGTTGAGGTCTACGAGTTCAACGAGCTTGCCCGCAACGTCAACATCATGTCCCAGTTTCTCAAGAACAGGGACGCCGAGATCAAAAAGAACTACCAGGACATGGAGCGGACCTTCGAAGAGCTCCAGGCGTCCTACCGGAAGCTGGAGCGACTCTCCAACGACCTTGAGCGTTCCGAGGAGCTTTACAAGTCGCTGATGGAAGACGCAAGCGACGCTATCGTCGTCATCGGCGGCGACGAGTCCGTCCGCATGGTCAACAAGATGGCGGAGGAGTTCTTCGGCTACGAGGCGAAGGAGCTTTTGGGTCTGCCGCTCACCAAGATGCTGCTCCTTTTGAACATCAGCAACATCCCCAAGGTGCACCGGATCTTCCGGGAGGCGGCGCAAGGTGCGCACATAGCTGAGGAGATGCAGCTCTGCAAGAAGCAAGGCGGCGCCATGGTCGCCATGCTGCACGCCTCCAGCATCAAGAGCGGTTCTGAGAACGTGGTGCAGGCGATCTTCCGCGACGTGACCCGCGAGCGCGAGATCATCCTGAACCTGGAGAAGAGTTCCGCCGACCTCGCGCGGCTGAACCGCATGAAGGATTCCTTCCTGGGCCTTGCCTCCCACGAGCTGAAAACGCCGCTTACCGTCATCATGGGGTACTCCGAGCTGATCACCACCGACCTTGCCGACCGCATGGACAAGACCGTGCTGGAGATGGTGGTGAACATCGCCAACGCCGCCTCGCGCCTGGACAACATCATCAAGGACATGGTTGACGTTTCCATGATCGACGAGAAGAGGCTGCAGCTGAAGGTGGAGGACATCCAACTAAACCGGCTCATCGAAGCCTCGGTGAACGAGCTCCGCTTCTTCTTCTCGATGAGGAAGCAGGAGGTGGTGGTAAACCTGGACGAGTCGATCCCCACTATTCGCGGCGACGCGCTGCGCCTCATGCAGCTCCTCTCCAACATCCTCGGCAACGCCATCAAGTTCACCCCCGACGGCGGCAAGATCACCGTCAGCACCTCGGCAAAATACCTTTTGCGCGGCAAGGGTGGTGCCGAGGGGGGCGGGGAAGGGCACGAGCACCATCTTTTCCTGGAGATCACCGTCACCGACACCGGCATCGGCATAGACCGCGAGGACCAGCTGAGGGTTTTCGAAAAGTTCTACGAGGTGGGGAACATCCAGGAACATTCCAGCGGCAAAGTCGCCTTCAAGGCGAAGGGGGCGGGCCTCGGCCTCTCCATCGCCAAGGGAATCGTCGACATGCACGGCGGCGAGATCTGGGTGGAGTCCACCGGGTACAACCCGGAGCGCTTCCCGGGATCCACCTTCCATATCCTGCTGCCGCTGGCGCCCGGGCTCGGCGAGAACGCGACCGACTACAGCAGACTTCTGCGTTAA
- the gap gene encoding type I glyceraldehyde-3-phosphate dehydrogenase yields MALRVAINGFGRIGRCVLRAAALEQGFEFVAINDLTDAKTLAHLLKYDSVHGTFPGEVSVDGDKIIVNGKAIKVLAVRNPAELPWKEMKVDIVLESTGLFTARDKAAQHLTAGAKKVVISAPATDPDLTIVLGVNDKEYDKNKHHIVSNASCTTNCLAPVAKVLQESFGIEKGLVTTVHSYTNDQNILDLPHKDLRRARAAALSMIPTTTGAAKAVALVLPALKGKLDGMAIRVPTPNVSVVDLVATLSKETDAQQVNAALKAAADGPLKGILGFCEEQLVSIDFNGNKLSSIVDAPSTKVIGGNMVKVISWYDNEMGFSTRVVGLMKILL; encoded by the coding sequence ATGGCTTTAAGAGTGGCTATTAACGGTTTCGGCAGAATCGGACGTTGCGTACTTAGGGCAGCTGCACTGGAGCAGGGTTTTGAGTTCGTCGCCATCAATGACCTTACTGATGCGAAGACCTTGGCACACCTGTTAAAGTATGATTCGGTTCATGGAACTTTCCCCGGTGAAGTATCGGTGGACGGCGACAAAATTATCGTCAACGGCAAGGCGATCAAGGTACTCGCGGTAAGAAACCCCGCAGAACTCCCTTGGAAGGAGATGAAGGTCGACATCGTGCTCGAATCGACCGGCCTCTTCACCGCCCGGGACAAGGCGGCGCAGCACCTGACCGCAGGCGCGAAAAAGGTTGTCATCTCGGCCCCCGCCACCGACCCGGACCTTACCATAGTCTTGGGTGTCAACGACAAGGAATATGACAAGAACAAGCACCACATCGTCTCCAACGCATCCTGCACCACCAACTGCCTCGCCCCGGTCGCCAAGGTTCTGCAGGAGAGCTTCGGCATCGAAAAAGGGCTTGTCACCACGGTCCATTCCTACACCAACGACCAGAACATCCTCGATCTTCCGCACAAGGACCTGCGCCGCGCCAGGGCAGCCGCCCTTTCCATGATCCCCACCACCACCGGCGCCGCCAAGGCGGTAGCGCTGGTGCTTCCGGCCCTTAAGGGGAAACTGGACGGTATGGCCATCCGGGTGCCGACACCGAACGTCTCGGTGGTCGACCTGGTGGCTACCCTCTCCAAGGAGACCGACGCGCAGCAGGTGAACGCGGCCCTGAAGGCTGCGGCCGACGGTCCTCTCAAGGGAATCCTCGGTTTTTGCGAAGAGCAGCTGGTCTCCATCGATTTCAACGGCAACAAGCTCTCCTCGATCGTCGACGCCCCCTCCACCAAGGTGATCGGCGGCAACATGGTGAAGGTGATCTCCTGGTACGACAACGAAATGGGCTTCTCCACCAGGGTAGTCGGACTGATGAAGATACTCCTTTAG